In Bosea sp. PAMC 26642, the DNA window AATGACAAGCCGTTTGACTCTACCCCGCCCCCGCGCTCCCCTGCCCTTATGAAAGCCCGCTCCGTGCCCGTCCGCTCGCCGGTGATCACGCCCGAGGTGATGCTGCGCGCCTATGCCGCCGGCATTTTCCCGATGGCCGAGAGCGCCGACGATCCGAGCCTCTTCTGGGTCGAGCCTGAGATTCGCGGCGTCATCCCCCTCGATCGCTTCCATCTGCCGGCGCGACTTGCCCGCACCGTCCGTGCCGACCGCTTCGAAATTCGGATCGACAGCACCTTCGAGCAGGTCATCGGCGCCTGCGCCGAATCGAAGCCTGACCGCCCCGAAACCTGGATCAACGATCGCATCCGCGGAATTTTCTCGGATCTGTTCCACCTTGGCCACGCCCACACGGTCGAGTGCTGGCGCAACGATCGACTCGTCGGCGGACTCTACGGCCTGGCTCTGGGCAGCGCCTTCTTCGGGGAAAGCATGTTCCATCGCGAGACCGACGCCTCGAAGGTCGCGCTGGTCCATCTCGTCGCTCGGCTGCGGCGCGGCGGCTTCGGCCTGCTCGACGCCCAGTTCCAGACCAGCCACCTGTCGCAGT includes these proteins:
- the aat gene encoding leucyl/phenylalanyl-tRNA--protein transferase, producing MLRAYAAGIFPMAESADDPSLFWVEPEIRGVIPLDRFHLPARLARTVRADRFEIRIDSTFEQVIGACAESKPDRPETWINDRIRGIFSDLFHLGHAHTVECWRNDRLVGGLYGLALGSAFFGESMFHRETDASKVALVHLVARLRRGGFGLLDAQFQTSHLSQFGTLEVPREAYRILLERAVAGTGDWSPWPAGHVVTGLDVLAELADA